In the Gossypium raimondii isolate GPD5lz chromosome 9, ASM2569854v1, whole genome shotgun sequence genome, one interval contains:
- the LOC105798048 gene encoding uncharacterized protein LOC105798048, with the protein MGAYKAPIPHFLSSPNPNAKTLRTPFLNLGTTSRRFLLFFLSSPILPSSNSLALDNAKLLQSNIMDVLASSFDPVSQAEKDASSLISRRVSDAVELLERGKELQAQGDFPKALHFFTLVVENYKDFAFSDYARVGRALALYEVGDKEEAFAEMEDVSISLKGYPEVHAALAAVLYADKHAPLLAENQFAIATLLDPHFTDLSYVIETKHWPPSLVSSLQHFITLS; encoded by the exons ATGGGTGCATACAAAGCACCAATTCCCCATTTCCTTTCTTCACCCAATCCTAACGCTAAAACCCTGAGAACCCCATTTTTGAACCTTGGAACCACCAGCAGGCGCTTCCTTTTGTTCTTCCTTTCCTCTCCTATCCTTCCCAGCAGTAACAGTCTTGCCCTAGACAATGCTAAATTGCTTCAGTCCAATATCATGGATGTTTTAGCTTCCAGTTTTGACCCAGTGAGTCAAGCTGAGAAAGACGCCAGTTCCCTCATCAGTCGCAGAGTATCTGACGCTGTGGAGTTGTTGGAGAGAGGGAAGGAATTGCAGGCTCAGGGTGATTTCCCCAAAGCTCTTCACTTCTTTACTTTG GTGgttgaaaattataaagattttgCATTCTCAGACTATGCAAGAGTTGGTAGGGCATTGGCCTTATACGAGGTTGGAGACAAAGAAGAAGCTTTTGCAGAGATGGAAGATGTTTCAATATCTTTAAAGGGATATCCAG AAGTACATGCAGCTCTTGCTGCAGTTTTATATGCAGACAAACATGCACCATTGCTAGCTGAAAATCAATTCGCAATTGCAACTCTACTTGATCCTCATTTTACAGATCtctcatacgtgattgaaaccAAGCATTGGCCTCCTAGTTTGGTTAGTTCCTTGCAACATTTTATCACACTTTCTTAG
- the LOC105798049 gene encoding SAL1 phosphatase isoform X4: MSINWLRFVSPSLKKPPLFHLCHLPPPPPSSSAVIVAMSYDKELAAAKKAASLAARLCQKVQKALLQSDVQSKNDKSPVTVADYGSQALVSFVLQQEFPDNFSLVAEEDSKDLRKDGGQEIVERITKLVNDSLTIDGSYNVTLSTEDILRAIDNGRSEGGSQGRHWVLDPIDGTKGFLRGDQYAIALALLDGGKVVLGVLACPNLPLTSLSDAGQHSPNNKVGCLFFAVVGGGTYMQPLDGSSAVKVQVSAVENPEEASFFESYEAAHSMHDLSSLIAQKLGVKAPPVRIDSQAKYGALSRGDGAIYLRLPHKGYREKIWDHAAGCIVVSVIHLPTFLRGGKMQADS; the protein is encoded by the exons atgtcTATAAATTGGTTGAGATTTGTTTCCCCCTCTCTTAAAAAGCCCCCTCTTTTTCATCTCTGTCACTtgcctcctcctcctccttcttCTTCTGCTGTGATTGTGGCAATGTCTTATGATAAAGAACTGGCTGCTGCAAAGAAAGCAGCCTCTCTCGCTGCTCGTCTCTGTCAG aAAGTACAAAAGGCTTTGCTGCAATCCGATGTTCAATCAAAGAATGATAAAAGTCCTGTAACTGTTGCTGATTATG gCTCACAAGCACTGGTTAGTTTTGTGCTGCAGCAGGAATTTCCTGATAACTTCTCATTAGTTGCTGAGGAG GATTCTAAAGATCTTCGCAAGGATGGTGGCCAGGAAATAGTAGAGCGCATTACAAAACTTGTGAACGATTCTCTAACTATTGATGGATCATACAATGTTACTTTATCCACAGAAGATATTCTCAGGGCCATTGACAATGGCAGATCTGAAGGTGGTTCCCAAGGTCGACACTGGGTTTTGGATCCTATAGATGGTACTAAAGG TTTTCTGAGAGGAGATCAATATGCAATAGCATTGGCTTTGCTAGATGGAGGAAAAGTTGTCCTGGGTGTGCTGGCTTGTCCAAATCTTCCACTAACTTCCCTCAGTGATGCTGGTCAGCATTCTCCAAATAATAAAGTTGGCTGCCTTTTCTTTGCTGTAGTAGGTGGTGGAACTTATATGCAGCCACTTGATGGTTCTTCGGCAGTAAAg GTGCAAGTAAGTGCTGTTGAAAATCCTGAAGAAGCATCATTCTTTGAGTCTTATGAAGCAGCACACTCCATGCATGATTTATCTAGCTTGATTGCCCAA AAACTCGGCGTCAAAGCACCACCGGTTAGAATTGATAGCCAGGCGAAGTATGGTGCTCTATCCAGAGGAGATGGAGCCATATATCTGCGTCTTCCACACAAAGGGTATCGAGAAAAAATATGGGATCATGCTGCTGGGTGTATTGTTGTGAGTG TGATTCATTTGCCTACTTTTCttagagggggcaaaatgcaagcggactcctag
- the LOC105798049 gene encoding SAL1 phosphatase isoform X2, which yields MSINWLRFVSPSLKKPPLFHLCHLPPPPPSSSAVIVAMSYDKELAAAKKAASLAARLCQKVQKALLQSDVQSKNDKSPVTVADYGSQALVSFVLQQEFPDNFSLVAEEDSKDLRKDGGQEIVERITKLVNDSLTIDGSYNVTLSTEDILRAIDNGRSEGGSQGRHWVLDPIDGTKGFLRGDQYAIALALLDGGKVVLGVLACPNLPLTSLSDAGQHSPNNKVGCLFFAVVGGGTYMQPLDGSSAVKVQVSAVENPEEASFFESYEAAHSMHDLSSLIAQKLGVKAPPVRIDSQAKYGALSRGDGAIYLRLPHKGYREKIWDHAAGCIVVSEGAKCKRTPSTRASMKLGVWSQMLQGSHWIFQRESILIWTQASLSPTRS from the exons atgtcTATAAATTGGTTGAGATTTGTTTCCCCCTCTCTTAAAAAGCCCCCTCTTTTTCATCTCTGTCACTtgcctcctcctcctccttcttCTTCTGCTGTGATTGTGGCAATGTCTTATGATAAAGAACTGGCTGCTGCAAAGAAAGCAGCCTCTCTCGCTGCTCGTCTCTGTCAG aAAGTACAAAAGGCTTTGCTGCAATCCGATGTTCAATCAAAGAATGATAAAAGTCCTGTAACTGTTGCTGATTATG gCTCACAAGCACTGGTTAGTTTTGTGCTGCAGCAGGAATTTCCTGATAACTTCTCATTAGTTGCTGAGGAG GATTCTAAAGATCTTCGCAAGGATGGTGGCCAGGAAATAGTAGAGCGCATTACAAAACTTGTGAACGATTCTCTAACTATTGATGGATCATACAATGTTACTTTATCCACAGAAGATATTCTCAGGGCCATTGACAATGGCAGATCTGAAGGTGGTTCCCAAGGTCGACACTGGGTTTTGGATCCTATAGATGGTACTAAAGG TTTTCTGAGAGGAGATCAATATGCAATAGCATTGGCTTTGCTAGATGGAGGAAAAGTTGTCCTGGGTGTGCTGGCTTGTCCAAATCTTCCACTAACTTCCCTCAGTGATGCTGGTCAGCATTCTCCAAATAATAAAGTTGGCTGCCTTTTCTTTGCTGTAGTAGGTGGTGGAACTTATATGCAGCCACTTGATGGTTCTTCGGCAGTAAAg GTGCAAGTAAGTGCTGTTGAAAATCCTGAAGAAGCATCATTCTTTGAGTCTTATGAAGCAGCACACTCCATGCATGATTTATCTAGCTTGATTGCCCAA AAACTCGGCGTCAAAGCACCACCGGTTAGAATTGATAGCCAGGCGAAGTATGGTGCTCTATCCAGAGGAGATGGAGCCATATATCTGCGTCTTCCACACAAAGGGTATCGAGAAAAAATATGGGATCATGCTGCTGGGTGTATTGTTGTGAGTG agggggcaaaatgcaagcggactcctagtacaagggcctccatg AAGCTGGGGGTGTGGTCACAGATGCTGCAGGGCAGCCATTGGATTTTTCAAAGGGAAAGTATCTTGATCTGGACACAGGCATCATTGTCACCAACCAGAAGTTGA
- the LOC105798049 gene encoding SAL1 phosphatase isoform X5, with translation MSINWLRFVSPSLKKPPLFHLCHLPPPPPSSSAVIVAMSYDKELAAAKKAASLAARLCQKVQKALLQSDVQSKNDKSPVTVADYGSQALVSFVLQQEFPDNFSLVAEEDSKDLRKDGGQEIVERITKLVNDSLTIDGSYNVTLSTEDILRAIDNGRSEGGSQGRHWVLDPIDGTKGFLRGDQYAIALALLDGGKVVLGVLACPNLPLTSLSDAGQHSPNNKVGCLFFAVVGGGTYMQPLDGSSAVKVQVSAVENPEEASFFESYEAAHSMHDLSSLIAQKLGVKAPPVRIDSQAKYGALSRGDGAIYLRLPHKGYREKIWDHAAGCIVVSG, from the exons atgtcTATAAATTGGTTGAGATTTGTTTCCCCCTCTCTTAAAAAGCCCCCTCTTTTTCATCTCTGTCACTtgcctcctcctcctccttcttCTTCTGCTGTGATTGTGGCAATGTCTTATGATAAAGAACTGGCTGCTGCAAAGAAAGCAGCCTCTCTCGCTGCTCGTCTCTGTCAG aAAGTACAAAAGGCTTTGCTGCAATCCGATGTTCAATCAAAGAATGATAAAAGTCCTGTAACTGTTGCTGATTATG gCTCACAAGCACTGGTTAGTTTTGTGCTGCAGCAGGAATTTCCTGATAACTTCTCATTAGTTGCTGAGGAG GATTCTAAAGATCTTCGCAAGGATGGTGGCCAGGAAATAGTAGAGCGCATTACAAAACTTGTGAACGATTCTCTAACTATTGATGGATCATACAATGTTACTTTATCCACAGAAGATATTCTCAGGGCCATTGACAATGGCAGATCTGAAGGTGGTTCCCAAGGTCGACACTGGGTTTTGGATCCTATAGATGGTACTAAAGG TTTTCTGAGAGGAGATCAATATGCAATAGCATTGGCTTTGCTAGATGGAGGAAAAGTTGTCCTGGGTGTGCTGGCTTGTCCAAATCTTCCACTAACTTCCCTCAGTGATGCTGGTCAGCATTCTCCAAATAATAAAGTTGGCTGCCTTTTCTTTGCTGTAGTAGGTGGTGGAACTTATATGCAGCCACTTGATGGTTCTTCGGCAGTAAAg GTGCAAGTAAGTGCTGTTGAAAATCCTGAAGAAGCATCATTCTTTGAGTCTTATGAAGCAGCACACTCCATGCATGATTTATCTAGCTTGATTGCCCAA AAACTCGGCGTCAAAGCACCACCGGTTAGAATTGATAGCCAGGCGAAGTATGGTGCTCTATCCAGAGGAGATGGAGCCATATATCTGCGTCTTCCACACAAAGGGTATCGAGAAAAAATATGGGATCATGCTGCTGGGTGTATTGTTGTGAGTG GATAA
- the LOC105798049 gene encoding SAL1 phosphatase isoform X3 produces the protein MSINWLRFVSPSLKKPPLFHLCHLPPPPPSSSAVIVAMSYDKELAAAKKAASLAARLCQKVQKALLQSDVQSKNDKSPVTVADYGSQALVSFVLQQEFPDNFSLVAEEDSKDLRKDGGQEIVERITKLVNDSLTIDGSYNVTLSTEDILRAIDNGRSEGGSQGRHWVLDPIDGTKGFLRGDQYAIALALLDGGKVVLGVLACPNLPLTSLSDAGQHSPNNKVGCLFFAVVGGGTYMQPLDGSSAVKVQVSAVENPEEASFFESYEAAHSMHDLSSLIAQKLGVKAPPVRIDSQAKYGALSRGDGAIYLRLPHKGYREKIWDHAAGCIVVSVLEPFGKNTMEVLVLGVRLHFAPSIQKMSKLVVLH, from the exons atgtcTATAAATTGGTTGAGATTTGTTTCCCCCTCTCTTAAAAAGCCCCCTCTTTTTCATCTCTGTCACTtgcctcctcctcctccttcttCTTCTGCTGTGATTGTGGCAATGTCTTATGATAAAGAACTGGCTGCTGCAAAGAAAGCAGCCTCTCTCGCTGCTCGTCTCTGTCAG aAAGTACAAAAGGCTTTGCTGCAATCCGATGTTCAATCAAAGAATGATAAAAGTCCTGTAACTGTTGCTGATTATG gCTCACAAGCACTGGTTAGTTTTGTGCTGCAGCAGGAATTTCCTGATAACTTCTCATTAGTTGCTGAGGAG GATTCTAAAGATCTTCGCAAGGATGGTGGCCAGGAAATAGTAGAGCGCATTACAAAACTTGTGAACGATTCTCTAACTATTGATGGATCATACAATGTTACTTTATCCACAGAAGATATTCTCAGGGCCATTGACAATGGCAGATCTGAAGGTGGTTCCCAAGGTCGACACTGGGTTTTGGATCCTATAGATGGTACTAAAGG TTTTCTGAGAGGAGATCAATATGCAATAGCATTGGCTTTGCTAGATGGAGGAAAAGTTGTCCTGGGTGTGCTGGCTTGTCCAAATCTTCCACTAACTTCCCTCAGTGATGCTGGTCAGCATTCTCCAAATAATAAAGTTGGCTGCCTTTTCTTTGCTGTAGTAGGTGGTGGAACTTATATGCAGCCACTTGATGGTTCTTCGGCAGTAAAg GTGCAAGTAAGTGCTGTTGAAAATCCTGAAGAAGCATCATTCTTTGAGTCTTATGAAGCAGCACACTCCATGCATGATTTATCTAGCTTGATTGCCCAA AAACTCGGCGTCAAAGCACCACCGGTTAGAATTGATAGCCAGGCGAAGTATGGTGCTCTATCCAGAGGAGATGGAGCCATATATCTGCGTCTTCCACACAAAGGGTATCGAGAAAAAATATGGGATCATGCTGCTGGGTGTATTGTTGTGAGTG TGTTGGAACCTTTTGGTAAAAATACCATGGAGGTTCTTGTAttaggagttagattgcattttgccccctctattcaaaaaatgagcaaattagttgTTTTACATTAG
- the LOC105798049 gene encoding SAL1 phosphatase isoform X1, with amino-acid sequence MSINWLRFVSPSLKKPPLFHLCHLPPPPPSSSAVIVAMSYDKELAAAKKAASLAARLCQKVQKALLQSDVQSKNDKSPVTVADYGSQALVSFVLQQEFPDNFSLVAEEDSKDLRKDGGQEIVERITKLVNDSLTIDGSYNVTLSTEDILRAIDNGRSEGGSQGRHWVLDPIDGTKGFLRGDQYAIALALLDGGKVVLGVLACPNLPLTSLSDAGQHSPNNKVGCLFFAVVGGGTYMQPLDGSSAVKVQVSAVENPEEASFFESYEAAHSMHDLSSLIAQKLGVKAPPVRIDSQAKYGALSRGDGAIYLRLPHKGYREKIWDHAAGCIVVSEAGGVVTDAAGQPLDFSKGKYLDLDTGIIVTNQKLMPLLFNAVRKSIQEKASSL; translated from the exons atgtcTATAAATTGGTTGAGATTTGTTTCCCCCTCTCTTAAAAAGCCCCCTCTTTTTCATCTCTGTCACTtgcctcctcctcctccttcttCTTCTGCTGTGATTGTGGCAATGTCTTATGATAAAGAACTGGCTGCTGCAAAGAAAGCAGCCTCTCTCGCTGCTCGTCTCTGTCAG aAAGTACAAAAGGCTTTGCTGCAATCCGATGTTCAATCAAAGAATGATAAAAGTCCTGTAACTGTTGCTGATTATG gCTCACAAGCACTGGTTAGTTTTGTGCTGCAGCAGGAATTTCCTGATAACTTCTCATTAGTTGCTGAGGAG GATTCTAAAGATCTTCGCAAGGATGGTGGCCAGGAAATAGTAGAGCGCATTACAAAACTTGTGAACGATTCTCTAACTATTGATGGATCATACAATGTTACTTTATCCACAGAAGATATTCTCAGGGCCATTGACAATGGCAGATCTGAAGGTGGTTCCCAAGGTCGACACTGGGTTTTGGATCCTATAGATGGTACTAAAGG TTTTCTGAGAGGAGATCAATATGCAATAGCATTGGCTTTGCTAGATGGAGGAAAAGTTGTCCTGGGTGTGCTGGCTTGTCCAAATCTTCCACTAACTTCCCTCAGTGATGCTGGTCAGCATTCTCCAAATAATAAAGTTGGCTGCCTTTTCTTTGCTGTAGTAGGTGGTGGAACTTATATGCAGCCACTTGATGGTTCTTCGGCAGTAAAg GTGCAAGTAAGTGCTGTTGAAAATCCTGAAGAAGCATCATTCTTTGAGTCTTATGAAGCAGCACACTCCATGCATGATTTATCTAGCTTGATTGCCCAA AAACTCGGCGTCAAAGCACCACCGGTTAGAATTGATAGCCAGGCGAAGTATGGTGCTCTATCCAGAGGAGATGGAGCCATATATCTGCGTCTTCCACACAAAGGGTATCGAGAAAAAATATGGGATCATGCTGCTGGGTGTATTGTTGTGAGTG AAGCTGGGGGTGTGGTCACAGATGCTGCAGGGCAGCCATTGGATTTTTCAAAGGGAAAGTATCTTGATCTGGACACAGGCATCATTGTCACCAACCAGAAGTTGATGCCATTACTGTTTAATGCAGTTAGAAAATCTATCCAGGAGAAAGCTTCATCTTTGTGA